The window CACAAGGTCGACCCTTGCCCGCCGGACTGTCGACGGCACAGGCAGCCGTGCCCGCCGCTCTGCCCGGCCGGTTGCACGCGGCACGCTAGCAAATGTCCGAAGCGCCACGGTGGCGGGTTGAAAGAGGTCGACGTGAAGTCGCGTGCCGGACGGCGTGCGGTCGGCATTCCCCGGCCGTTGTTGGACGCGCTCAAACAGCACAAGGCGATGCAGGAGAAGGAACGTAAGGTGGCCGCGCAGCTCTGGCAGGAAGGCGGCTGGGTGTTCACCCAGCCGAACGGCAGGCCGATCGACCCGCGAGCGGATCACGAATCGTGGAAGGCGCTACTGAGGGAGGCGAACGTACGGGACGCGCGGTTGCACGACGCACGGCATACCGCCGCAACGATTCTGTTGGTCCTCGGCGTGCCGACCCGCGCGGTCATGGAAGTGATGGGCTGGTCTCAGATGGCGATGACGACCCGCTATCAGCATCTGGCACCGGGCGTGGTATCCGGCATCGCCGACCAGGTGGCCGGGCTGCTCTGGGAGCCGAATGAGACGACAGACGACTAACTGAGACTGAAACTGAGACGACACAGGGCACCGGGCATCCGGTGCCCTGTTCGCGTGCTGGTCAGATGGTGGGCGCGGCAGGTTTCGAACCTGCGACCCCTCGCTTGTAAGGCGAGTGCTCTCCCACTGAGCTACGCGCCCGGGCATCACAAGAATCGCCGGCCCGGCGGCGGCCAGTTTACCCTGCCGCTTCCGGCACGGCGCGACGGAGTTCCCTGCGGTCGACGACCGTACCGCCGGAAACGGTCCCGTCCCGGCCTGCAGGGCCCGCTGGACGGTAGCGGGTCCCGCAAGCCGGACGCTGGTCAGTCGGCCAGGTCGGCCAGCGCCTTACGCCATACGGCCTGGTCACGGGCCTGGCCCGGCCCGTTCATCTCGGCGAAGCGGACCACGCCGGTCTTGTCGATCACGAACGTGCCCCGGTTGGCGATCCCGGCGGCGTCGTTGAACACCCCGTACGCCTGGGCGACCGCGCCGTGCGGCCAGAAGTCGGCGAGCAGCGGGAACTGGAAACCTTCCTGCTCCGCCCAGATCTTGTGGGTGTAGACGGAGTCCACGCTGACGGTGAGCGTCTGCACGTCGTCGTTGACGTAGGCGTCGATGTTGTCCCGGACCTCCTGCAGCTCGCCCTGGCAGGTGCCGGTGAACGCGAGCGGGTAGAAGATCAGCAGGACCGCCTGCCGACCCCGGAAGTCGGCCAACCGCACCTCCTGGTTGTTCTGGTTCTTGAGGGTGAACTCCGGTGCCGGCGTGCCGACCTCGACGGGCATGTGCGCTCCTTCACTCACTTCTTGGCCTTGGCCCCACGGCGCAGCACCAGCCGGGCGGCACTCCAGTCCTTGCCGGCGTTGACCATGGAAGTCTGTTGCAGTCCGGCGCTGGGCGCGGACTCGCTGATGTCACTCGGCTCGACGTGGCCGTCACGCCCGGCCTTGGGCGTCAGCAGCCACACCACCCCGTTGTCGGCCAGCGGGCCGAGCGAGTCGACGAGCAACTCGAACAGGTCTCCGTCACCGTCGCGGTACCACAGCAGTACCGCGTCGACGACCTCGTCGGTGTCCTCGTCGACCAACTCGCCACAGCGGTCGGTCAGGGCGTCGCGGAGATCCTGGTCGACGTCGTCGTCGTAACCCATCTCCATGACCACCATGCCCGGCTCGATGCCGAACCGGTCCGCCAGGCTCCGTACGCCGTCGGCGGCCTGACCAGCGGTCGCGCTCACTGTTACTTGCCTCCTCGTCTTGAGCTGCCGGTATCCGTCGGACACCGATAGCGGGTAGTTCACACAGTTGTGCCGCCCGGCGCAAGTGGCGCACCGAGTTCACCGGAATTTACCGTGCCAGCAGCGCTCGGGCACCCTGGGTGATGGCATCTTCGCCGACCAGCACCTGGTTGGCGGCCGGGCCGAGCGGGACGTAGGTGTCCAATGCCGCGATCCGGGCGGCGGCTCCGACGTACCCGGCTTCGACCAGCGCTGCCAGCACCCCCTCACCGACGCCGCCGGATCGGCGGGTCTCGTCGACCACCAGTACCCGGCCGGTGGCCGTCGCCTCGCGGATGATGTCGGCCACCGGCAGCGGCGCGAGCCAGCGCAGGTCGACGACCCGGCAGCCGGCCCCTTCGGCAGCCAGCCGGGCCGCGACCCGCAACGACATCCGTACGCCGTTGCCGAAGGTGATCACCGTCAGGTCCTCGCCGCTGCCGATGGAGTAGCTGCGGGCCCGGCCGACCGGGATGTGCCGGGCACCCCACTCCCCTGGCGGGGTGTACGGCGCCAGCCACAGTCCGTCGTCCGGACTGTGCAGGTCACGAGTCTCGTAGAGGGCGACGGGCTCCAGGAAGACGCACACACTGCCGTCGACCGCCGCGCTGGCCAGGCAGGACCGCAGCAGCCCGGCGGCGTCGTCGGCCCGGGCCGGCACGGCCAGCACCAGGCCGGGTACGTCCCGCAGCACCGCCAACGAGTTGTCATTGTGGACGTGCCCGCTGAGGCTCTCCTGGTAGGCGAGACCGGGCACGCGCAGCACCATCGGGTTGCGGTAGCCGCCCCGGGAGAGGAACTGCAGCGCGGCGGCCTCGCCGCGCAGCTGGTCCTCGGCGCTGTGCAGGTAACTCAGGTACTGGATCTCCGGCACCGGCAGCTGGCCGGCCAGTCCGGCGCCGAGTCCGATGCCGAGGACCGTGGTGCCGTCGCCGGTGGTGTCGAAGACGCGTTGGACGCCGAACCGGTCCTGCAGCCCGGCGGTGACGCCGTGCACGCCGCCCTTGGCGGCGACGTCGGCACCGAACACGGTCATCGCCGGGTACGCCAGCAGACCGTCGGCGAGCGCCGCGGTGATCGTCTGGGCCAGGGTCATCGGCCCGCGTTCCTCGGGCAGCCGGGTGCCGAGGGTGGTGGCGCGGGTGGTGGCCGCCGCTCCGGCCGCGCGGGCACCGGTGTCGGCGACCACCCGGGCGACCCGGATCGGCCGGCGCGGGGCGATGGTGGCCACGACCTGTCCGGCGGTGTCGAGCTTGGCCTCCCCGATGACCTCCTCGGCGACCTTGCGCACCTGCCAGCCGACTTCGTCGTACCGGGAAATGATCTCGTCGGGACTGGCCAGGCCGGCGGCGACCAGCAGCCGCGCGGTGCCGACCAGCGGGTCTCGGGCGACGTCGCGGTCGATCTCCTCGGCCGACCGGTACGCCGATTCGACGTCGGCGCCGCTGTGCCCCATCAGCCGGACGGTGGACAGGTGCAGCACCGCCGGCCGGCGGTGCTCGCGGACCCAGGCGGCGGCCTCGGCGCCGACGTCGTAGGTGGCCGCCAGGTCGCACCCGTCGGCGGCGAAGTACCGCAGCCCTGGTCGGGAGCGCAGCGTCTCGGCGACCCAGCCGTCCGGCGACCGTACGCTGCCACCCAGTCCGTTGTCCTCACAGACGAACAGCACCGGCGTGGACAGCCCCGCGTGGTCGGCCCAGCCAGCGGTGTTGAACGCCGCCGTAGCAGCGGCATGGTTGACTGCCGCGTCGCCGAAGCTGCAGACCACGATGGCGTCGTCCGGCCAGGGCAGCCGGGGTTCCAGGTACGGCCGGCCGGCTGCGGCGGACCGGGCCAGCCCTGGTTGACGTTGCCGGACGGTCGGCAGCATCCGGCGCATCCGGTCGATGCCGAGCGCGGTCCCGACCGCCCGGGGCAGGTGCCCGCCGACGGTGCCGGAGGTGGGCACGATGTTGATGGCGGTGTTGCCGAACACCTTGCCCCGGCCGCCGGTGGTCGGGTCGGCGGCGGAGGCGACGGCACCGCGCAGCACGTCCCGGGCGGCGTCGGTGACCGGGTCGGCGCCGGGCTCACCGACGTCGACGCCGGATCCGGGGTCGGCCCCGCCGGGGCGAAGGCCCGGCTCGACGCCGGGCTCGTGGCCGTCGGCGAGACCGGCCTGGGCGAGCCGGGCGCAGTAGAAGCCCCCGGACCGGTAGTGCAGTAGCGCCGGGTCGGTCACCCGGACGGCGGCGGCCAGCGCCGCGTTGCCCTCGTGGCCCGACGAGCCGAGCGTGTAGAAGCCTTCTCCGAAGCTGCGCAGCCAGCGTTTGGCCAGGTCGAGATGGCGGCTGGTGAGTTGGGCGTCGAACAGCGCCAGCGCGGACTGCCCGGTGAGCAGGGTGCCGTCGCGTACCGGCTGTTCGGGTGCCCGTCGGTCCGGCGCGGTGTCCATCGCGGCGACCGCGGTGCGGAACCGTTCGTCGAGGTCCTGCGGGGTGGTCACGTCGGACAGCATTACCGACGCCCGCCAGGCGCGGCCACCGGGCGGCGAGCGGGCCGCCGCTGGGCCGGGTCGGGGCAGACTGCAGCGCCGCTGGTGGCCGGGGAGGTCATGGTCGCGATGCTACGCGGCAGCCCGGCAAACGGCAGCGCAGCCGCGCCGCCAGGCGCGGCTTGGACGGCAGCGCCGCCACGCCGCCAGGCGGGGTCACTTGCGGGCAGCGGATAGCATAAGGTTCGGTACGTTCTGAACGTTCATAACACCCATTGATCGTCACAGACGTCGATCGTCGCGCGCTTCGAGGCGGAGCGCCGTCAGACTCAAACCGAGGAGGCGAGGTCCGATGGCTGACCCGGCCATCCGTACCGAGCAGTTGATCAAGACGTACGGCCGCAACCGCGGCCTCACCGGCCTCGACCTTCAGGTCGAGACCGCCGAGGTGTACGGGTTCCTCGGCCCCAACGGAGCCGGCAAGTCCACCACCATCCGGCTGCTGCTGGATCTGATCCGGCCGACCAGCGGCACCGTCCGGGTGCTGGGGCTCGACCCGCGCGCCGACGGCATCCCGCTCCGCCGACGGATCGGCTACCTGGCCGGCGACTTCATCGTTGACGGCCGGCAGACCGGCCATGAACTCCTCACCTATCTGGGTAACCTGCGCGGCGGTGTGCCGAAGGCGCGGATCACCGAGCTGGCCGACCGACTCGACCTCGACCTCGGCCGGCGGATCAAAGGGCTGTCCAAGGGCAACCGGCAGAAGGTCGGGGTCGTGCAGGCCTTCATGCACTCCCCCGAGCTGCTCATCCTCGACGAACCGACCAGCGGACTGGACCCCTTCCTGCAGCAGGAGTTCGTCGCGATGGTCCGCGAGGCGAAGGCCGCCGGGCAGACCGTCTTCATGTCCTCGCACGTGATGAGCGAGGTGCAGCAGACCGCCGACCGGGTCGGCATCATCCGCGACGGCCGGCTGGTCACCGTCGAACGGGTCGAGGACCTGCGGGAACGGGCGGTACGCCGGATCGAGATCGTCTTCGACGCCCCGGTGCCGGCCGACGAGTTCGCGACGGTCCCCGGGCTCAGCGACGTGGTCGTGCACGACACCCGGCTCAGTTGCCGGCTCGACGGGCGGGCCGATCCGCTGATCAAGGCGGCGAGCCGGCACACCGTCGTCAGCTTCCTGGCCGAGGAGCCCGACCTGGAGGACCTCTTCTTCACCTACTACGAGCGGACGGAGACCGACGGTGTTGCTGCGTAACCCGTTCACCAAGGCGCTGCGCGACAACCGCCGGTCCATGCTGGGCTGGGCGGTGTCGATCGCAGCCGTCGGCACCATGTACGCCGCTTTCTGGCCGACCATGCAGACACCGGAGATGGCCGAGGCGATGTCGGCCTACCCGGAAGGGATGCTGGAGGCGTTCAACTTCAACGACGTCACCAGTCCCGCCGGCTATCTCGGCAGCGCCGTCTACGGGCTGCTCATCCCCCTGCTCGTGGCGGTGTTCGGGATCGCCGCCGGGGCCCGGACGATCGCCGGT is drawn from Micromonospora sp. Llam0 and contains these coding sequences:
- a CDS encoding peroxiredoxin → MPVEVGTPAPEFTLKNQNNQEVRLADFRGRQAVLLIFYPLAFTGTCQGELQEVRDNIDAYVNDDVQTLTVSVDSVYTHKIWAEQEGFQFPLLADFWPHGAVAQAYGVFNDAAGIANRGTFVIDKTGVVRFAEMNGPGQARDQAVWRKALADLAD
- a CDS encoding ABC transporter ATP-binding protein; this translates as MADPAIRTEQLIKTYGRNRGLTGLDLQVETAEVYGFLGPNGAGKSTTIRLLLDLIRPTSGTVRVLGLDPRADGIPLRRRIGYLAGDFIVDGRQTGHELLTYLGNLRGGVPKARITELADRLDLDLGRRIKGLSKGNRQKVGVVQAFMHSPELLILDEPTSGLDPFLQQEFVAMVREAKAAGQTVFMSSHVMSEVQQTADRVGIIRDGRLVTVERVEDLRERAVRRIEIVFDAPVPADEFATVPGLSDVVVHDTRLSCRLDGRADPLIKAASRHTVVSFLAEEPDLEDLFFTYYERTETDGVAA
- a CDS encoding transketolase C-terminal domain-containing protein, which encodes MDTAPDRRAPEQPVRDGTLLTGQSALALFDAQLTSRHLDLAKRWLRSFGEGFYTLGSSGHEGNAALAAAVRVTDPALLHYRSGGFYCARLAQAGLADGHEPGVEPGLRPGGADPGSGVDVGEPGADPVTDAARDVLRGAVASAADPTTGGRGKVFGNTAINIVPTSGTVGGHLPRAVGTALGIDRMRRMLPTVRQRQPGLARSAAAGRPYLEPRLPWPDDAIVVCSFGDAAVNHAAATAAFNTAGWADHAGLSTPVLFVCEDNGLGGSVRSPDGWVAETLRSRPGLRYFAADGCDLAATYDVGAEAAAWVREHRRPAVLHLSTVRLMGHSGADVESAYRSAEEIDRDVARDPLVGTARLLVAAGLASPDEIISRYDEVGWQVRKVAEEVIGEAKLDTAGQVVATIAPRRPIRVARVVADTGARAAGAAATTRATTLGTRLPEERGPMTLAQTITAALADGLLAYPAMTVFGADVAAKGGVHGVTAGLQDRFGVQRVFDTTGDGTTVLGIGLGAGLAGQLPVPEIQYLSYLHSAEDQLRGEAAALQFLSRGGYRNPMVLRVPGLAYQESLSGHVHNDNSLAVLRDVPGLVLAVPARADDAAGLLRSCLASAAVDGSVCVFLEPVALYETRDLHSPDDGLWLAPYTPPGEWGARHIPVGRARSYSIGSGEDLTVITFGNGVRMSLRVAARLAAEGAGCRVVDLRWLAPLPVADIIREATATGRVLVVDETRRSGGVGEGVLAALVEAGYVGAAARIAALDTYVPLGPAANQVLVGEDAITQGARALLAR
- a CDS encoding DUF3052 domain-containing protein, which gives rise to MSATAGQAADGVRSLADRFGIEPGMVVMEMGYDDDVDQDLRDALTDRCGELVDEDTDEVVDAVLLWYRDGDGDLFELLVDSLGPLADNGVVWLLTPKAGRDGHVEPSDISESAPSAGLQQTSMVNAGKDWSAARLVLRRGAKAKK